The DNA region aaggccatcactatcatgaatgtatataataaaAGCTTCTCGATACTGccaatggaggaatactgacctccatacgaaggtgatatagtttggcacaacgacaagatgcgtagaaagaaaaaaggaaggccaaacaacacatGTATTAGGACAGAAATGGATTtgacagataaaatgataagattatgtagtatctgtcgtcaaccaggacacaacaagaacaactgtcccaatcgaggagcatcatctgggtcataagctttttgtaacattgtatttctgtaaccttcaatcattatatacATAAAGTCTTTGTTACAACaaggttcacaacaaacatcagtacaaaataagctaactgaaaacataaatatttctaactgattacaacaatcaaattgatgtcatctcgaccgaacatcattttcctagcatccttatcagttttcattcgcacccaaccaaagatactgtcgagtctctcaatacttctaatttttccccttctggtattttcctATCTATCCAAtgaaccaactccctcttcagttgatcgaacatagtgatgttccagaacaacatcaacttctgaggtttgtctctcgcataaatcacctttccatatcggcgacgaacaccaaacatgatttccaaatgatgaaatgagatgtggaacaatgattcacacaacacatctatttataacaaaaaaaaatacattttacactgaggcgccaatccaattggcgcctcctctcaacTGATACACAtggacgccaattggattggctagggcatgtgccctagccattccaattggcgcctccattcaatttttaagaggaaTCGCCAGTTGGATTGGCACCTCCTCCTAAAAGCGGGGTACTTTGGGGATTTTTTTGAAACCAAGGTTATTTTGTGAATTTCCTTGAAAAATTGGGTTATTTTCGTAAAAAAATCACACAGTGTCTGAGTCATAATGCGGACCTCCCATACCCATGCATGTTACGGGTTAAGGTTTGTTTGACACAAATAGAAATATAATGCATCAATATGTGGCATTTGGAAACATATAATTCCTTCTTTTTTTGGCCCACCTATCATAACTTGAGAACAAAGGATATACCATCAACGTACTAATGGTGATTCTATATGCTCTAAATATATTGATGAATAAGAAGGCGATGAGTGATGACAATCAAATCAATTGTTTAACGTGGATTAATTATATATTGCTTCTTTTTATTTGGTCTattaaaatatgaaaataataagaaaaaaaaacTATATACAACAATAGTTGTCAGAAGATATAATTCAATGTTTTAGAAAAATTGTATTCAACATGATTGTGTTAATCGAATACAGCATGTGTGTCGAAGGACGAAAGCAAGTATTCAACAAAGTTGAATACGACAAGTTGTAAATTGTATGTTTTGTTGCCTATATATAATGTGGCATTGTAAATAAAAAACACAACAACTTCACTTTAATAAAATCTTTTTCACATAATATAGTTTCTCTCTCTTATTCTCTTCTATTCTTCTTCACTCTTCTTGAAAATCCTAATTATTTCAAGCAACAAATTGATATCAACGAGTTCGATTGCAATTCAAAGAGATTTGTAATGGAAAACAGTAGAACAACATTAACGTGATTTCTAGTAAATCTACATGTTTTCAAAGGTAAAAACTACGAGAGGTGAGTTGCGCAAATGAAGGTCGTCTTTAGATTTCAAGATGTGACTGAAATCGTGAGTGATGAAGTATCTGCATTTGAAGCGAATACAAATGATATTCAGAAGGCAGCACATAAAGAACAAatgaagaaagatggaaaaacCCTGTTTTATTCATCAATGTGTGAATCCTAACGTGTTTGAGAAGATCATTGAAGAAGAAACGTTCAAAGGAGCGTGTGACAAGTTGAAGAACTTGTACGACAAAGATGAAAAACTAAAGAGGATGAAGTTGTAGATGCTGAGAAAGTAATTTGAGATAACATAGATGAAAGAAGATGAATCGATTGCTGATTTCTTCTAAAGATTAGTGTTACTCATGAACCAGGTGTGTTGGGATATCCCTCTATTTGGAGTGACCCAAATGAATATGGGTTAGTAGCCCATGTGTGTGTGTAAACCTTTGTTATTATCCAACAAAGAGAATTAGGTCATTCAATTGAGTGTGTGAGAGAAAAATAAGATAAGCTAGAAAAAATACATTATTCCTGTAACCCTAATTCAGCACAGACCATTCCCAGAAGATCAGAGTTTTCTCACAATCCAACCGCCAGATCATCCTAAATTTGGGTGACAGTGTTCAACACTCATAGAGGTAAATTCTGAGCTATGGAGATCAAATTTTGAGTTTCTAGACCTATATGCCAATTAGTTTTCTAAGGTGCAATTTTTGTGGTTGATTGTATATCTTGTTTCTTGTTGTATTCCGAGATTGATTGTAAGTCTTGGTTGATATATGCCTCTAACTAGTGTTATAGAAAACCTTGGTTGTACCCATTATTTGATTATAGTGGAGATTTAAGTGGCCTACGGGTCATGTGGTTTTTTACTCCTAGTTAATAGAGGTTTTTCCAAGCTAAAATTATGTTGTTTTATTTGGTGCTTTTTTTATTGTCTCTAAGTTGAATTTGTTTTTTTGAGAGAGATCGTGTTGTTGAGTGTTCCGTTGCATTGTGGATTTCCTCCCAACAAGATGAAGGTGTATGGTGAATCAATCAATGATTTACAGAAGATTGAGAAAGAATTGAGATCTGTGACtgtaattttttttatattgTAGTGTCTATTGAAGAGTCAAGGAACCTAACTGAGATGAAGTTAGAAGAACATCAAGCTTCATTAGAGGCTCATGAGATGAGGCTGAAGCGGAGGAACTCAGAAAGGGAGAAGGTGGCTGAACAAGCATTGCAAATAAGATTCATCAAGAAGTTTGGAAAAGAAAAAGCAAAGCCGAGAAATAATCTTGCTAATGATAagaagtcaagcaagaattcaAAGAATCACTCTAATTCAACCAAGAAAGTAATGGGCAACAATTATTCGGGGGAAAAAGTTGACATGAAGGAGGTACAATGTTACAACTGACAAGGATTTGGTCATTATGCTCGAGATTTTCGAAGAAATAAGGAGTCAAGAGCGAAAGATAATGACAAAGTGCAATATGCACATGATGGAGGGAGTGACTCTGATGATATGCTACTCATGGCAAATACATAATCGAATAATTAACAAACCAATATGTGGTACATGAATTTAGGATGCAGTAACCACATGAATGGTAATAAAAAACTAGTTTACCAAGTTAGATGAATCAGTTAAGAAAGTGACCAGGTTTGTAAATGGAAGGCATGTCACATCAAGTGGAAAAGGAAACATAGTTGTGGTGAGAAAAGATGGTAAGAGGGTCACTATTACTGGCATATTGTATGTACCTTCAATGACAAGCAATTTGATAAGCATAGGTCAATTACTTGCCAAAGGGTATAAGACGAAGTTGGAAGAAAACCTAATGAAGGTGTATAATGGTGAAGGAAAGATGATCATGAAGGCACCATTGGCAGATAAAAAAACCTTCAAAATGGATGCAGGTTAAAGAAACTGAGAATTGATGGTGGAGAAACAAAGTGGATGCAATTTAAAGAAACCAATAACTGATGGTGGCGGTGAATATATCTCTAGAGAATTTGCAAGACTTTGTAATGAGGGAGGTATAAAGCATGAGGTCATTACACCCTATACACCTCATCACAATGGTATAGATGAGAGAAGAAATAGAAGTATATTGAAAATTACCAATAGTATGTTGAAATCTAAATAAATGCCAAAGAGATTTTAGGGTGAAGCATCTTCGACAATAATATACATTCTAAACAAATGTTCAACCAAGAAGATAGTCGATAAGACACCTTATGAGGCTTGGACAAGACTGAAGCCAAATATTAGTCATCTTAGAGTATTTGGATCAATGTGTTTCAGACATGTACTTGAACAATTAAGAAAGAAGTTagtgttagacggtgtggctagtgatcgagagggggggtgaatagatcacctcttaaaaaaattaacggatttaacgtttaatcagagttttcaaaaacagcggaaaaagcagtcccgaatcgacttccgtctattctgaactgctactagaaagccggacacgcaagtgcagttgctggattttaatgagaatgacagaaataatacacacagaattttaacagattgaatgcgcttatcctcaaatactatttccaatgaacacaatttagttaaccgttttgtcaaacagttggtgtgtgagtgtttgatgataaacagcaatggtgtatgattaaaggttttattatcactgctgtccagaattatgatcaatcaccacacactaacagaaattgcaaaacagttttgaaacgtaaagaagattaaggtaagagtacgatacgcagagatttgttaaggaagttccccacgtcgtcctcgcgtgtgggtacgtctccctctcaatttcaaatgaaattgagaactttgattatcaattattgccgaatccgttgatacaaggttttgatacaaagacagaatttctaaactccaagaacctcttcttgtataaaccttcacttgatctgagctcgatcaagattttcctgcacaaagttgcaaacaattcaccggttccacgacctgcttgcgaaatcccccgatctccaaacgcaacgctgcggctgaatctgttctgcaaatgtgactccgaaaccctcaagaacacaccagttcttgaaggacaaaccagtaggtttttcctagaaacccccttcaatcttcgactcagctagatcctcgatcgttccactgcaacccacagctagatccttgatcacaccactgaacgttatctcaatgcttcttTGATCCAAcgaacaagaattgttatgtgtaaatgttcttgaaagaagagtgattgagaagatgaagaagatgaagtctctttcaggtttctatgtgctcactgacaattgctcgaacacttctttgatcttgtgttcaattgtcttTTTGCTCAATGAATTCGTTGTCTGCTACCTGCTATGAAAACCTGTActtatatgctgcaaaacagttgctgttatgacttagaacaactttgtgtattgatgcataacagtgtgtatcgatgcatactgtaagttgtgtgaatatttggtgaaattaattactcatgtatcgatgcataaatcgtgtgtatcgatgcatgtgatttttacactgatatgtatcgatgctgaatgctcatgtattgatgcacaggcagtctcaagtagtcctgtatcgatgcataaatcgtgtgtatcgatgcatgtgatttttacactgatatgtatcgatgctgaatgctcatgtattgatgcacaggcagtctcaagtagtcctgtatcgatgcaggaatcgtgtgtatcgatacatggagTTTTTGaccttccatgtattgatgcatggctcgtatgcatcgatgcatactgagCAGAAATTGTTTTGTAATTAATCACAGGttacatgtatcgatgcaaaggctcatgtattgatacatactgttataaaatgcattttaatagttattttaagggaattttcaatgtagatttatatgtatgtttatgcaacaataaagtgggatgatggacaaaataagaacacaaatatatcatgtaatgcaatgcacaatcaatttggatgatgatcacacaatttgctatcattaaaagttaattcaagttaaagaattctttcacagTTAGATGATCGAAGTCAAGTTATGATGCTCATAGGTTATCATTCGAATGATGCATACAAGTTGTATTCACCAAATGATGATAACCTAGTGATCAATAGGGATGTTCTGGTGGACGAAATAAAATGGTGGAATTGGACTCAGGGGTTAGTTCAACATGAGTAGGATACAATTGAAATTATGCTTGAAGAAGATTAACAAAATGAAGTCACAACTAATCAAAATGAAGAACCACTAGAGTAGAATGTTAGAAGATCTTTTAGAATGAGAACTGAGTCGACAAGGCTAGCTGGATATGAGAGATTTCCAAATCAAGCAATTGATGCAGATGGTGACTTTATAGAAAAAGTAGTGAAGAACTCAGAGCAATTGAGAAGAACAAGACCAAAGAGCTTGTAAAAATTCAACCAAGAAGCCAATTTAGGTGAAATGGGTCTACAAGTTGAAGATAATACCAAATGCTGAAATTTCCAAGCATACGACAAGAATAGTGGCAACAGGTTTCCTACAAAAACCTGGTATCGACTTTGACAAAGTCTATGCACCTGTTGCAAGGCTGGAAACCATCAGAGTTGTTGTGTCTacaacaacaaacaaaggatagAAGATACATCAACTAGCTATAAAGTCATCATTTCTGAATGGACCATTGGATGAGGAGGTTTATGTCAGTTAACCACCAGGGTTTGAAATCAAAAGGCAGGAACATAAGGTGTACAGATTGAAGAAGGCTCCATATGGTTTGAAAAAAGCCCTAAGGGCTTAGAACAAGAGAATATATAGCTTCCTAATCGAGCCAGGTTTAACAAAATATTTCTAAAAACATGGAGTGTGTGTCAACAATGCAAGTAGACTTAGTCAAGTCATTATATGCTTGTATATATATGACTTGCTGATTACATATGCAGATGAAGCATAAATAGAAAGGGTCAAGTCGAAACTAATACAAGAATTTGAAATGTATGAACTAAGGAACTTGTTGTATTACTTAGGGATGGATTTTAAAGACACAAGTGAAAGAGTGTTCTTGCACCAAATGAAGTATGCCCAAGATTTCTTGGAAATGTTAAAGATGAGTAACTATAATACAACTGTCACACCATTGGAGACTGAAGCATAATTGAGAAAGCATAACAATGATGAGTTTGTATGTGCAACTATGTACAAGAAATTATTGGATCCTTAAGGTATATATGCGACACCGGGCCATATATTTGTCAAAGTGTTAGGTTGTTGAGAAGATTCATGGAGAATCCATAAGAATGTCATTTCAGTGCAGTCAAGAGAGTGTAGAGATACATCAAGGGTACACTTGATCATGGTGTGCTGATGCCAAAGTAGAAGACCAACACAAATGCAGAAGTACATGGTTACACTGACTCAAACTTTAGTGGAGATCAAGATGAGAAGAAAAGTATTACAGGTTACATATTAATGATTGGAGGTATTCCAATCTCTTGGAGCTCAAGAAAACAAAGCATTGTGGATTTGTCATATCGTGAAGCTAAGCATGTAGCTGCATCGTATGCAACATGTGAAGTAACATGGATAGAGATTCTACTCGAAGAGCTCAAGATCGTGAAAACTAAGAAAATGAAGTTGCTTTTCGACAACAAGTCAGCTATCGACCTGGAAAAACATCCTATGTGTCATGTTCGAAGTAATCATATAGAAATAAGGTATCATTTTCTTAGGGATCAATTAAATAAAGGAAAGCTTGAATTTAAGCATTGCAAGTCAGAATTACAACTAGCTGGTATACTCACCAAGCCCTTAAAAAAGACAGGTTTGATGAGTTGAAGAAAATCATTAGAATGAAAAGATTATAAAACgtgaattaggtggtgtgttagAAGATATAATTCAGTATTTTAGGAAAGTTGAATTCAACATAGTTGTGTTAGTCGAATACATCATGTGTGTCGAAGGATGAAAGCAAGTATTCGACAGACTCAAATACTGCATCTTGTAAATTGTATATTATGTTGGCTATATATACAAGTGACATTGTAAATAAAAAACACAACAACTTCACTTTAATAAAATCCTTTTCACATaataatctctctctctctctctctctctctctctctctctctctctctctctctctctctctctctctctctctctctctctctctctctctctccctccctccctccctctCTCCTCTTCTTAAAATCCCTCCCTCCCTCTTAACTCTTCTTAAAATCCCTAATTGTTCCAACAATAGCTAGGTAACCACAA from Lathyrus oleraceus cultivar Zhongwan6 chromosome 1, CAAS_Psat_ZW6_1.0, whole genome shotgun sequence includes:
- the LOC127106060 gene encoding uncharacterized protein LOC127106060 — protein: MKVVFRFQDVTEIVSDEVSAFEANTNDIQKAAHKEQMKKDGKTLFYSSMLSIEESRNLTEMKLEEHQASLEAHEMRLKRRNSEREKVAEQALQIRFIKKFGKEKAKPRNNLANDKKSSKNSKNHSNSTKKVMGNNYSGEKVDMKEFTKLDESVKKVTRFVNGRHVTSSGKGNIVVVRKDGKRVTITGILYVPSMTSNLISIGQLLAKGYKTKLEENLMKVYNGEGKMIMKAPLADKKTFKMDAG